A region from the Aegilops tauschii subsp. strangulata cultivar AL8/78 chromosome 5, Aet v6.0, whole genome shotgun sequence genome encodes:
- the LOC109757086 gene encoding uncharacterized protein, with protein sequence MQAYLEEVRKIEKRFLGLELQYVPRGTNKEADDITKRVSRRLPQEPGVFEERLFKPSTAPPAAGPASPQEEFPPAPLSGAPACGPTSRARLLLALEPQEGCWTEEFKAYLLQGTLPEKEEDVEHVARQATAYCIQDEELYRKQPNDVSL encoded by the coding sequence ATGCAGGCATACCTCGAGGAGGTACGCAAAATTGAGAAACGattcttgggcctggaattgCAGTACGTGCCACGCGGCACGAACAAGGAGGCGGACGACATCACCAAGAGGGTGTCTCGGCGTCTACCTCAGGAGCccggcgtctttgaggagcggctcttcaagccgtcaaCGGCTCCCCCCGCTGCGGGACCAGCGTCGCCTCAGGAGGAGTTCCCACCAGCACCCCTCTCAGGTGCCCCAGCTTGCGGCCCGACCTCGAGAGCCCGCCTGCTCCTTGCGcttgagcctcaggaggggtgctggactgAGGAATTCAAGGCATACCTACTCCAAGGCAcgttgccggagaaggaggaagatGTAGAGCATGTGGCCCGCCAGGCCACcgcatactgcatccaggacgagGAGCTCTACCGAAAACAGCCAAACGATGTTTCTCTATGA